One stretch of Bombus terrestris chromosome 5, iyBomTerr1.2, whole genome shotgun sequence DNA includes these proteins:
- the LOC100647772 gene encoding monocarboxylate transporter 3 isoform X4 codes for MASVEQYVETLNTDSEYSVEEHARLTATDGASDEASPEDEGGSLCEYHDIPPPPDGGYGWVVVFASFMCNMIVDGIAYTFGVFLGEFVTYFGEGKGKTAWVGSLLSGMYLSAGPVVSALTNKYGCRAVCMAGSFLGAAAFVLSTFSTSVNMLMMTYGVMGGVGFGLIYLPAVVCVGYYFETKRSLATGIAVCGSGFGTFAFPPLVTMLLEAYNWKGANLILAGLILNCAVFGAMMRPLEYPKPSSVKPLLQRMAEEKRFQMERGSIGGSYFMVQLPDGSMEKRMKMPINIDPGVHSSFNLDQLVPGTPLTPVPTVPTLPTISEVKVQEHSSSGATSNSGSMDLKSISTKSKSRKNIDDTKDTKDMSEKSESEFKPIIPRNASQPAFTTHVQGLPKNGSVPFFDRIRKTSTSERYKPSLSAIKNSRTTLNSNGDIRKSLHLRLSTGSVMGSRNNNAEIDIDGESITFTTSKSSIPKEKPQIIRPLSRKDIFYSGSVVNLPEYQSQKSLANYRQSVISLSKSVRGDVKDTDIEKAPQQPLCPCLVLPESFKEALSTMMDLSLLKDPVFLLIGISNVFGMAGLYVPFVYLLDAAVLDNIDKTLASYLVSIIGITNTLGRVACGYIADFPQVDSLLLNNICLIISTVAVAAIPFCHSYPAYIIMSILFGIAISGYISLTSIILVDLLGLDKLTNAFGLLILFRGAAAIIGSPLAGAVYDATQSYSIPFFMAGFFFLISTVTSFMAPAMKRCTTPQTQPVILDTLTPIDEDIEEENEEDIPEIIETAPSPQEPPEKEIKQIESVL; via the exons ATGGCTAGCGTGGAACAATATGTCGAAACATTAAAC ACGGACAGTGAATATTCTGTAGAAGAGCATGCAAGATTAACTGCCACTGATGGAGCTAGTGATGAAGCATCTCCAGAAGATGAAGGGGGTTCACTGTGCGAATACCACGATATACCACCTCCACCTGATGGTGGATACGGATGGGTGGTGGTATTTGCATCATTCATGTGTAACATGATAGTAGATGGTATTGCTTATACATTTGGCGTTTTTCTGGGAGAATTTGTTACATATTTtggagaaggaaaaggaaaaactgCATGGGTTGGCTCGTTGTTATCTGGCATGTACCTCAGTGCTg GACCTGTTGTCAGTGCTTTAACAAATAAGTATGGATGTAGGGCAGTATGTATGGCAGGAAGTTTTTTAGGTGCAGCAGCATTTGTACTTTCAACATTTTCAACCAGTGTAAATATGCTTATGATGACTTATGGTGTTATGGGAG GAGTTGGATTTGGTCTAATATATTTACCAGCAGTAGTTTGTGTAGGTTATTATTTTGAAACTAAACGATCTCTAGCTACAGGCATTGCTGTATGTGGTTCAGGATTTGGCACATTTGCATTTCCACCTCTTGTAACAATGTTACTAGAAGCATATAATTGGAAAGGAGCAAATTTAATTCTGGCTggtcttattttaaattgtgCT GTTTTTGGTGCAATGATGAGGCCATTAGAATATCCAAAGCCTTCTTCTGTTAAACCATTATTACAAAGAATGGCGGAAGAGAAAAGATTTCAAATGGAACGTGGAAGTATCGGAGGTTCTTATTTTATGGTACAACTGCCTGATGGATCTATggagaaaagaatgaaaatgccTATTAACATTGATCCTGGTGTTCATTCCAGTTTCAATTTAGACCAATTAGTGCCTG gAACTCCTTTAACACCAGTTCCAACGGTGCCAACTCTGCCCACTATATCGGAGGTGAAAGTACAAGAACACTCTTCCAGTGGAGCAACTAGTAATAGTGGCAGTATGGACTTAAAGAGTATTTCCACTAAATCGAAAAGCAGAAAAAATATCGATGATACCAAAGATACAAAAGATATGTCAGAAAAGTCTGAAAGCGAATTCAAACCAATAATACCTAGAAATGCTTCTCAACCTGCTTTTACAACTCACGTACAAGGTTTACCTAAAAATGGCTCTGTACCCTTTTTCGATCGAATTCGTAAAACTAGCACTAGCGAGAGATATAAACCAAGTCTTAGTGCGATTAAGAACTCTAGAACAACGTTAAATTCTAATGGCGATATTAGAAAGAGTTTGCACTTAAGACTTTCGACAGGCAGCGTTATGGGTTCTCGGAATAATAATGCAGAAATAGATATA GATGGCGAAAGTATTACTTTTACTACCAGCAAATCTAGTATACCAAAAGAGAAACCACAAATTATTCGACCACTATCGCGAAAGGATATATTTTACAGCGGCAGTGTGGTTAATTTACCAGAATATCAGAGTCAAAAATCACTTGCAAATTATCGTCAAAGTGTTATTTCATTATCAAAATCCGTACGTGGAGATGTTAAAGATACCGATATTGAAAAGGCGCCTCAAC AACCTCTATGTCCCTGTTTGGTATTACCTGAATCGTTTAAAGAAGCTTTGTCAACGATGATGGATCTATCTTTACTAAAGGATCCAGTGTTTCTTTTAATTGGTATCAGTAATGTATTTGGAATGGCTGGATTATACGTGccgtttgtatatttattagaCGCTGCGGTCTTAGAT AATATTGACAAGACTCTTGCATCATATTTAGTATCTATAATTGGAATTACTAATACTCTGGGCCGTGTAGCTTGTGGATATATCGCGGATTTTCCACAAGTAGATTCACTATTATTGAACAACATCTGCTTAATTATATCGACAGTTGCTGTAGCTGCGATACCGTTCTGCCATTCTTATCCTGCTTATATCATTATGAGCATTCTTTTCGGTATAGCTATAT CTGGATACATTTCTTTGACGTCGATTATTTTGGTGGATCTCTTAGGGCTAGACAAATTGACCAATGCATTTGGTCTTTTAATCTTATTTAGAGGAGCTGCAGCTATTATTGGTTCACCTTTGGCGGGTGCCGTTTATGACGCAACACAAAGCTACAGTATCCCATTCTTTATGGCAGGATTTTTCTTCCTTATAAGCACGGTTACTAGTTTCATGGCGCCAGCTATGAAACGGTGCACAACGCCGCAG ACCCAGCCTGTGATATTAGATACATTGACTCCAATCGATGAAGATATCGAAGAAGAGAACGAAGAAGATATTCCTGAAATCATAGAAACTGCACCATCTCCACAAGAACCACCCGAGAAGGAAATTAAACAAATAGAGTCTGTTTTATAA
- the LOC100647772 gene encoding monocarboxylate transporter 3 isoform X3: MSRVSLNKSQYSQYGSRRVRKISTTDSEYSVEEHARLTATDGASDEASPEDEGGSLCEYHDIPPPPDGGYGWVVVFASFMCNMIVDGIAYTFGVFLGEFVTYFGEGKGKTAWVGSLLSGMYLSAGPVVSALTNKYGCRAVCMAGSFLGAAAFVLSTFSTSVNMLMMTYGVMGGVGFGLIYLPAVVCVGYYFETKRSLATGIAVCGSGFGTFAFPPLVTMLLEAYNWKGANLILAGLILNCAVFGAMMRPLEYPKPSSVKPLLQRMAEEKRFQMERGSIGGSYFMVQLPDGSMEKRMKMPINIDPGVHSSFNLDQLVPGTPLTPVPTVPTLPTISEVKVQEHSSSGATSNSGSMDLKSISTKSKSRKNIDDTKDTKDMSEKSESEFKPIIPRNASQPAFTTHVQGLPKNGSVPFFDRIRKTSTSERYKPSLSAIKNSRTTLNSNGDIRKSLHLRLSTGSVMGSRNNNAEIDIDGESITFTTSKSSIPKEKPQIIRPLSRKDIFYSGSVVNLPEYQSQKSLANYRQSVISLSKSVRGDVKDTDIEKAPQQPLCPCLVLPESFKEALSTMMDLSLLKDPVFLLIGISNVFGMAGLYVPFVYLLDAAVLDNIDKTLASYLVSIIGITNTLGRVACGYIADFPQVDSLLLNNICLIISTVAVAAIPFCHSYPAYIIMSILFGIAISGYISLTSIILVDLLGLDKLTNAFGLLILFRGAAAIIGSPLAGAVYDATQSYSIPFFMAGFFFLISTVTSFMAPAMKRCTTPQTQPVILDTLTPIDEDIEEENEEDIPEIIETAPSPQEPPEKEIKQIESVL, encoded by the exons ATGTCGCGCGTGTCGCTCAACAAGTCGCAGTACAGCCAATACGGCTCGCGTCGCGTGCGAAAGATCAGTACG ACGGACAGTGAATATTCTGTAGAAGAGCATGCAAGATTAACTGCCACTGATGGAGCTAGTGATGAAGCATCTCCAGAAGATGAAGGGGGTTCACTGTGCGAATACCACGATATACCACCTCCACCTGATGGTGGATACGGATGGGTGGTGGTATTTGCATCATTCATGTGTAACATGATAGTAGATGGTATTGCTTATACATTTGGCGTTTTTCTGGGAGAATTTGTTACATATTTtggagaaggaaaaggaaaaactgCATGGGTTGGCTCGTTGTTATCTGGCATGTACCTCAGTGCTg GACCTGTTGTCAGTGCTTTAACAAATAAGTATGGATGTAGGGCAGTATGTATGGCAGGAAGTTTTTTAGGTGCAGCAGCATTTGTACTTTCAACATTTTCAACCAGTGTAAATATGCTTATGATGACTTATGGTGTTATGGGAG GAGTTGGATTTGGTCTAATATATTTACCAGCAGTAGTTTGTGTAGGTTATTATTTTGAAACTAAACGATCTCTAGCTACAGGCATTGCTGTATGTGGTTCAGGATTTGGCACATTTGCATTTCCACCTCTTGTAACAATGTTACTAGAAGCATATAATTGGAAAGGAGCAAATTTAATTCTGGCTggtcttattttaaattgtgCT GTTTTTGGTGCAATGATGAGGCCATTAGAATATCCAAAGCCTTCTTCTGTTAAACCATTATTACAAAGAATGGCGGAAGAGAAAAGATTTCAAATGGAACGTGGAAGTATCGGAGGTTCTTATTTTATGGTACAACTGCCTGATGGATCTATggagaaaagaatgaaaatgccTATTAACATTGATCCTGGTGTTCATTCCAGTTTCAATTTAGACCAATTAGTGCCTG gAACTCCTTTAACACCAGTTCCAACGGTGCCAACTCTGCCCACTATATCGGAGGTGAAAGTACAAGAACACTCTTCCAGTGGAGCAACTAGTAATAGTGGCAGTATGGACTTAAAGAGTATTTCCACTAAATCGAAAAGCAGAAAAAATATCGATGATACCAAAGATACAAAAGATATGTCAGAAAAGTCTGAAAGCGAATTCAAACCAATAATACCTAGAAATGCTTCTCAACCTGCTTTTACAACTCACGTACAAGGTTTACCTAAAAATGGCTCTGTACCCTTTTTCGATCGAATTCGTAAAACTAGCACTAGCGAGAGATATAAACCAAGTCTTAGTGCGATTAAGAACTCTAGAACAACGTTAAATTCTAATGGCGATATTAGAAAGAGTTTGCACTTAAGACTTTCGACAGGCAGCGTTATGGGTTCTCGGAATAATAATGCAGAAATAGATATA GATGGCGAAAGTATTACTTTTACTACCAGCAAATCTAGTATACCAAAAGAGAAACCACAAATTATTCGACCACTATCGCGAAAGGATATATTTTACAGCGGCAGTGTGGTTAATTTACCAGAATATCAGAGTCAAAAATCACTTGCAAATTATCGTCAAAGTGTTATTTCATTATCAAAATCCGTACGTGGAGATGTTAAAGATACCGATATTGAAAAGGCGCCTCAAC AACCTCTATGTCCCTGTTTGGTATTACCTGAATCGTTTAAAGAAGCTTTGTCAACGATGATGGATCTATCTTTACTAAAGGATCCAGTGTTTCTTTTAATTGGTATCAGTAATGTATTTGGAATGGCTGGATTATACGTGccgtttgtatatttattagaCGCTGCGGTCTTAGAT AATATTGACAAGACTCTTGCATCATATTTAGTATCTATAATTGGAATTACTAATACTCTGGGCCGTGTAGCTTGTGGATATATCGCGGATTTTCCACAAGTAGATTCACTATTATTGAACAACATCTGCTTAATTATATCGACAGTTGCTGTAGCTGCGATACCGTTCTGCCATTCTTATCCTGCTTATATCATTATGAGCATTCTTTTCGGTATAGCTATAT CTGGATACATTTCTTTGACGTCGATTATTTTGGTGGATCTCTTAGGGCTAGACAAATTGACCAATGCATTTGGTCTTTTAATCTTATTTAGAGGAGCTGCAGCTATTATTGGTTCACCTTTGGCGGGTGCCGTTTATGACGCAACACAAAGCTACAGTATCCCATTCTTTATGGCAGGATTTTTCTTCCTTATAAGCACGGTTACTAGTTTCATGGCGCCAGCTATGAAACGGTGCACAACGCCGCAG ACCCAGCCTGTGATATTAGATACATTGACTCCAATCGATGAAGATATCGAAGAAGAGAACGAAGAAGATATTCCTGAAATCATAGAAACTGCACCATCTCCACAAGAACCACCCGAGAAGGAAATTAAACAAATAGAGTCTGTTTTATAA
- the LOC100647772 gene encoding uncharacterized protein LOC100647772 isoform X6, with product MCNMIVDGIAYTFGVFLGEFVTYFGEGKGKTAWVGSLLSGMYLSAGPVVSALTNKYGCRAVCMAGSFLGAAAFVLSTFSTSVNMLMMTYGVMGGVGFGLIYLPAVVCVGYYFETKRSLATGIAVCGSGFGTFAFPPLVTMLLEAYNWKGANLILAGLILNCAVFGAMMRPLEYPKPSSVKPLLQRMAEEKRFQMERGSIGGSYFMVQLPDGSMEKRMKMPINIDPGVHSSFNLDQLVPGTPLTPVPTVPTLPTISEVKVQEHSSSGATSNSGSMDLKSISTKSKSRKNIDDTKDTKDMSEKSESEFKPIIPRNASQPAFTTHVQGLPKNGSVPFFDRIRKTSTSERYKPSLSAIKNSRTTLNSNGDIRKSLHLRLSTGSVMGSRNNNAEIDIDGESITFTTSKSSIPKEKPQIIRPLSRKDIFYSGSVVNLPEYQSQKSLANYRQSVISLSKSVRGDVKDTDIEKAPQQPLCPCLVLPESFKEALSTMMDLSLLKDPVFLLIGISNVFGMAGLYVPFVYLLDAAVLDNIDKTLASYLVSIIGITNTLGRVACGYIADFPQVDSLLLNNICLIISTVAVAAIPFCHSYPAYIIMSILFGIAISGYISLTSIILVDLLGLDKLTNAFGLLILFRGAAAIIGSPLAGAVYDATQSYSIPFFMAGFFFLISTVTSFMAPAMKRCTTPQTQPVILDTLTPIDEDIEEENEEDIPEIIETAPSPQEPPEKEIKQIESVL from the exons ATGTGTAACATGATAGTAGATGGTATTGCTTATACATTTGGCGTTTTTCTGGGAGAATTTGTTACATATTTtggagaaggaaaaggaaaaactgCATGGGTTGGCTCGTTGTTATCTGGCATGTACCTCAGTGCTg GACCTGTTGTCAGTGCTTTAACAAATAAGTATGGATGTAGGGCAGTATGTATGGCAGGAAGTTTTTTAGGTGCAGCAGCATTTGTACTTTCAACATTTTCAACCAGTGTAAATATGCTTATGATGACTTATGGTGTTATGGGAG GAGTTGGATTTGGTCTAATATATTTACCAGCAGTAGTTTGTGTAGGTTATTATTTTGAAACTAAACGATCTCTAGCTACAGGCATTGCTGTATGTGGTTCAGGATTTGGCACATTTGCATTTCCACCTCTTGTAACAATGTTACTAGAAGCATATAATTGGAAAGGAGCAAATTTAATTCTGGCTggtcttattttaaattgtgCT GTTTTTGGTGCAATGATGAGGCCATTAGAATATCCAAAGCCTTCTTCTGTTAAACCATTATTACAAAGAATGGCGGAAGAGAAAAGATTTCAAATGGAACGTGGAAGTATCGGAGGTTCTTATTTTATGGTACAACTGCCTGATGGATCTATggagaaaagaatgaaaatgccTATTAACATTGATCCTGGTGTTCATTCCAGTTTCAATTTAGACCAATTAGTGCCTG gAACTCCTTTAACACCAGTTCCAACGGTGCCAACTCTGCCCACTATATCGGAGGTGAAAGTACAAGAACACTCTTCCAGTGGAGCAACTAGTAATAGTGGCAGTATGGACTTAAAGAGTATTTCCACTAAATCGAAAAGCAGAAAAAATATCGATGATACCAAAGATACAAAAGATATGTCAGAAAAGTCTGAAAGCGAATTCAAACCAATAATACCTAGAAATGCTTCTCAACCTGCTTTTACAACTCACGTACAAGGTTTACCTAAAAATGGCTCTGTACCCTTTTTCGATCGAATTCGTAAAACTAGCACTAGCGAGAGATATAAACCAAGTCTTAGTGCGATTAAGAACTCTAGAACAACGTTAAATTCTAATGGCGATATTAGAAAGAGTTTGCACTTAAGACTTTCGACAGGCAGCGTTATGGGTTCTCGGAATAATAATGCAGAAATAGATATA GATGGCGAAAGTATTACTTTTACTACCAGCAAATCTAGTATACCAAAAGAGAAACCACAAATTATTCGACCACTATCGCGAAAGGATATATTTTACAGCGGCAGTGTGGTTAATTTACCAGAATATCAGAGTCAAAAATCACTTGCAAATTATCGTCAAAGTGTTATTTCATTATCAAAATCCGTACGTGGAGATGTTAAAGATACCGATATTGAAAAGGCGCCTCAAC AACCTCTATGTCCCTGTTTGGTATTACCTGAATCGTTTAAAGAAGCTTTGTCAACGATGATGGATCTATCTTTACTAAAGGATCCAGTGTTTCTTTTAATTGGTATCAGTAATGTATTTGGAATGGCTGGATTATACGTGccgtttgtatatttattagaCGCTGCGGTCTTAGAT AATATTGACAAGACTCTTGCATCATATTTAGTATCTATAATTGGAATTACTAATACTCTGGGCCGTGTAGCTTGTGGATATATCGCGGATTTTCCACAAGTAGATTCACTATTATTGAACAACATCTGCTTAATTATATCGACAGTTGCTGTAGCTGCGATACCGTTCTGCCATTCTTATCCTGCTTATATCATTATGAGCATTCTTTTCGGTATAGCTATAT CTGGATACATTTCTTTGACGTCGATTATTTTGGTGGATCTCTTAGGGCTAGACAAATTGACCAATGCATTTGGTCTTTTAATCTTATTTAGAGGAGCTGCAGCTATTATTGGTTCACCTTTGGCGGGTGCCGTTTATGACGCAACACAAAGCTACAGTATCCCATTCTTTATGGCAGGATTTTTCTTCCTTATAAGCACGGTTACTAGTTTCATGGCGCCAGCTATGAAACGGTGCACAACGCCGCAG ACCCAGCCTGTGATATTAGATACATTGACTCCAATCGATGAAGATATCGAAGAAGAGAACGAAGAAGATATTCCTGAAATCATAGAAACTGCACCATCTCCACAAGAACCACCCGAGAAGGAAATTAAACAAATAGAGTCTGTTTTATAA